Part of the Pelmatolapia mariae isolate MD_Pm_ZW linkage group LG3_W, Pm_UMD_F_2, whole genome shotgun sequence genome is shown below.
CCATCACTAGTAACCATAGGGGGGGGGTTACAatgggaggtgcttgtgtgtactgtagggctgccacaaacgattattttgatagtcgactagtcaccgaatatttttgcgattagtcaactaatcagatcatgcatcgattggacgtaaaacgtacagcttattgcaccagcatgcatttgctcttatataactatcattagcttacagctttaagtgtttaaggtatgtgctaactaaaaattaAAGACAAGATggtagtttattaaactttaatgaaatttgcagattgtttcggtgaagtttaataaaccccttgctatctaaaatataacgggacaccATATTCTtgagctgtgtaaaaactataactttaatctcagccaaaccgatgtactcaggaacaaataaaataataaaaaagccaaacaataacatttttaagttatctaagtgacttctatatgtttaacctgagtaatgaaagacggcggtgggtttgaaaacgatttgccgggagtccggtgttctccggtgctctagtgagccttgcccccggcgagctatcgagctagtgggtaacagacgtctctgaaaacgtcggagcgcttttgaaaatatgtggtgtcttgataaactgagcagatatttgaggtttacacagttacattctcgcctgaaaatatgttaaacgtttatttttgTGACCcataaagaataataagagtaatattaaaactaactagctgccgccattgttggaaactgagcagggctgcgctatgaattctgggacagagctacttcttcttcttcggggtttaacagcagcaggcatccttgtacatgcagtgctgccatcttctgtttcagcccgttattacactcttaaatcctactacttattcctgtgtcttttgtgatcttacaaagcttcaaacgacgcgtcgactattaaatcagttgtattaaagtattaaatcaggcctctggcctcaggTGGCCCCGCCTTCCTCCATGGAAATCAAAGCGTTCCAGGACTCACAGGGGATTGGTTGGCCCGGACCTATGCCCGCCCCAACTTCATGCATATCAGAGTGTGCCAGACCACTCAcaccattggctgctgcaggagccTTGAACACGACGGACCAATGACACAGCTGCCTGCAATTACCTGAGAATATAAAAGGCTGAGGATCCTTCATTTGGAGGGGGACTTGTTGATTTGAACAGACTGTGCAGATTGTCCCTCCTGCCTTTGCCGTTGCCTTTGCCCTGCTGCCCTTTTGAGTCTTTGTTTTGGAGTAGCCGCTTGTGAGATGTTTAGGTGATTGTCATTAGCTGATTAGTGTTGTATTCGTGTTATTTAAGTACATGAGCTGTTTGTTATGTTCGTTTAAAGCACCCTACTGCCTAGTGAGTTTCACTAAcggttttcagttttattaataaaccttgtgtttttctttttatctaacCCCCTGGTCTCTGGGCTCATTTATGTTACATCCACTGTCGCCTAGcagagccgggtcgtaacaaagtcgtcgacgattttgatagttgacgtaatcgtgactagtcgactaatcgtggcagccctagtgtactgtaactgttttcaataaaaggcgGCAATCGGAGGCCTAAGTCGAAGTCATTTTGTGGTTGGATTCAGAGTGCTCTTCTGAGACTCTGACCTGGGcttcccttgcgcaagtaaaaTCGATTGATTGCTGATTGTCTTGCTTCCTTGTTGTTAACGGGAATACGTttctaaaccagcggggcctgtggaagcgcagacccaacatTGCCAGGCATTATGGAGACATATTTCAAGATGCAAGTTTTCAAAGAATTGCAGCACAGCAATACCAGGCAAAAGTCGGATTCAGTCAATTTGCACAGCCTGTCCCAGATGGTGTCAGCAGAACGGTTTGGGAACTGGTGAATGCTATGCATCAGGATGAAATCAGAAACAtcatcagagaggagaaaagtaTCTTGAGACTCGGAGGGCACTTGTATTAAAAACATGGACATGACAAGACCAAACATAAGTACATCGGACAAAAAATGCGAGAAATAGCATGATTACTTCTGCAGGGAGACAGAAATCCTCAATTTGTGAAATGTACCTTCCAACTTCAACTTTGTGATTGAAGCAGTCAAGGATGTGGCTGGCTTTGatgaagacaaaaacagaaaagaatacCAAACCAGACTTGCCAGTGATCTCAATAAGAAGAACTGGTCCATGCTGACCAAATTGACTCTTCGTGAAGTGATACTGTTTAACCgcaggagagagagtgaggtaTCAAAAATGCCACTGTTACGGCCTCTGGCCTCAGGTGGCCCCGCCTTCCTCTATGGAAATCAAAGTGTTCCAGGACTCAAGGGGGATTGGCTGGCCCGACccaacttttgttgttttggcctaATGTTTGAATAGTGCAAAGATGTGGAGACATACCAGTCATCTTTACATACAGTTAATACGTCTAACAAAAATACATTGCGTAGTGTCTAGGCTGAATGGGCACTGAGTTCAACCATTActgactttctttttttgtcaaagGATCCCAAAGATCGAAATGTCAGCCAACCTCTGATAAATTTGATGAAACACCCACAGGTATCCAGCAGACTAACTAGATGGtacctgtttttattcttttgtgttttttataaacacagaaatgtaatatacatatcattattattattttttaaacaggatCCTCAACACCTAAGAGAAGAATGGAGACAGATCTGACATTGATGACCCTAAACGGGTACTTCTCACACCTACCGCACACCCTGTTACATCTGAGGTACCTGTCTTAATTTAACCTCTAAGCAAGCTTAGAGGCGTTACAGTGGACAaaatgtgtgccaaatttcttAATTAAGGCTAACTACTTCTGGTTGATTAGCTGGTTATTAAACTCTTGTCCAAAAAGACTGTTACTGGTCAAATAATTTACTTTTGttatttaacataaaaacacTTCTTCATCTGTCAGCTCTTTTTTGAGACCTCCAGTATGTGAATACTTTACCTGAAGCAACCAAAGTCATACTCTATGGGTGGGTGAATACAGACAGAAGTCTTTATCTCATATTAATTCTGGACAAGATGATTCCAGGAATCAGGGCTCTGtgccagaaaacatctttgGATAAAATTCTGAGTTTAACTTGGTGATGAGGTATAAATCTGGGTTTTCCATTTCAGAGTGAGGGTGGAGTCAGATACTGGGGTACAGACCCTCTAAACCTAACCTGCAGGGTTTCTTTGACTCCTCTCCTGCTCCTGTTGTGTCTGAACTGGCTGACTTGCattaagttttctttttctcatccatAAAGTTGCTATCAAAGCTCATAGTTGAGTGGTTTAGTTTGCAAAAGTTTACAGTTTTACAGACATTGAGAGACCTAGTGAGATAGTAGTTTGTACTTAACAAGATGATTTACCAATGTAAGAACGGAAACAGAAATTACATTAGATTTACTATCAGGTAAATACGAAATTTATAGCccactttttaacttttttttcattaatagcATGTAGCGACTGTCATCAGATATAAAAAACCATATGTCATATTTTTGATGACAAAGATGTCATACTGATGCAAATAAATACACTGGGTGCATCCTAATTCcctaattttcttcttttttttaaatataaagttggTTTGATTCTAACTCTTGCAGGCAATCTTAAAGCTCTTATTTCTGCTTGATAAGTGAAGCAACATTCACAGAAGCAGGCTTCACAAAAGTAGTGGCGATCgaggctcaagagttgggagtttgccttgtaatcggaagattgccggttcgagccccgggtCGGACGGTCTCGGTGGTTGTGTCCTAGTCTGTTGGCGCGGGAAGCTATAGTTTTTTATTATAGGGACATCTATCTGaaagttctgttttcttgtgtagtaagttttctgcttttatgacccttttggtgagcaggaggtcacacaaaacacacacactcacatacatacacgcacacacacattctcgtaCATGCATACACGTGCTTACATGTgcacatacagtacatacacacatagtgccttgtcttttgtaaccatagggttttttttttttacaatgggaggtgcttgtgtgtactgcaactgttttcaataaaaggcgGGAAGCGGAGGCCAGAGTCGAGGTCACCTGTGGTTGGATTCAGAGTGCTTTCCTGAGACACCGAGCGGGCCTCCCATGCTAGCAAGTAATAACCAGTTAAAGATGTTCGTTTTGTTTCCTTGCTTGTCGTTAACGAGAATAAGTTTCTAAACCAGTGTGGCCTGTGAAAGCGCAGACTCAACAATTACCCTAAAACTGCAGTTTCTACCCTTTTAGTTTGTCTTAATTTATCTTAAATTAATTATTAGAATACATTAAGTTACTTTCTTTTCTATTCTAGGAACATCAAAGAAGACGACTTGGACATCAGCTGAGGTCAATGCTGTGGAAAAGACACTAATGTCCTTCATTGAGTCTGGTAAAATACCAGGAAAGTCAGAGTGCGTTGCCTGTATTGAGGCTTCACCGAAAGCACTTGGAAAATGGAAGCTGGACAGCGGTAAAGTTCTATGTAACAAATCGAatctagtgatgggatttccggctctttttagagaaccagctctttcggctccgaaccggctcttcaggttgttttgttgctttaattaatttattattacaataatataaaattatgcacaaaaggaattactaatgtaaaaaaagtggttttatttatagataaatatatacagtggcccctagagacacgtAGAAACTCCAAAAAGTACGTACAAaatctaaaacacatttctagcgttaactgaacttctaaaacagagctacctagatcagttaaattacacaattgaaagcatatgtgtgttgtttgtgtatttatacacaagcactcatatatattcaaataattaaaaaaaaaaaaagttcatttacctcttactaccacacaccggtcgttggtacttcctggtttgtgtagccactaggtaacaaaagctcaacactgcgcctagcattctggagcacttctgttgtcttttgtacatgttttggagtttttacgtgcttctgaggctacgtccacagggtatttttgaaaacagagattttccgttttcgttttaaaaaataatcccgtccacatgtaaatgcagaaatgaaggaaaacgctgctaggagcatgccaaagcaacaggtgccgatatattcctaaacgtgtaaaaatgttggccaatcagaagtctagaagcctcggtgggaaatagtaaacaaagatggggcatagaagcagaaccgagtcgtatgtgtggagggacagtaactgtgtgtgtatatgtaagcatttaaacactgcagagagtacaattaacagtaacagtattgtagaaattcatttcaccgaaacaaaacATGGCGCACAGTgggacgtcaaaaaaggcgcacatctttgacgctgcgttttctcctttttcctcaTCCAcgtgtaaatgcaaaaacggagttttagaaaatatccaccctgacaggcattttttagaaatctccattttcaaaaatacccaggtacgtgtggatgtagcctgagtttttatgtgttttggagtttttacgtgcttctgagtttttacttgcttctgagtttttacgtgttttgaagtttgtacgtgctgctttgtctctaggggtcaccgtaaatatacttttatttagtcactccacataaaacgtaataaataaaacatataatacaaaaaccaactagtcaatgttcaacttttaactatttaaattctcagcttttccttttaaacaaatttaaaatgaaacaacacaaaacactgcaaaccacagcacaattaaatataaattaagatatgaaaaagaagatgcatattctctgtcatatgggcctgcatgaataaactttctgaatcctttatcatctgcaactgaaaatagttgtggatgattactatacctttttaatgtgacgttgttgtccctggctctctttctctgtctctccttcccgctctgttcctgtgctactgcaactgtaactaccgcccctcccccctctgcacagcgcaaagcacaaggctcgcctgcggagtgaagcggaaaaaaaagtgcgagagagagggtgagagaaagggaaaaaaaaaaacccaaaaaacccacggcggataaggagccggctcgagTCGATtacttcaaagatccggctctaagagccatttcgttcgcgaacgacccaTCACTACTACAAACTGAAATCCAaacattaaccctctggggtccagggtataattggccgtttttacCTACTTTTGGTTTTACctttatatttcacctttaaaaaccttttttttcggCATAACCTAATGTGTCtgaaattacagttattttttcattttgacatactgtattggCACAATTGAtataaaatcagacaaaaagcataaaatcagagtatgaaaaaagtgatattttttattgtaaaaaccacaaacatgtttaacgaatggTTTTTAGAACTTAAAATGAAGACATAAATAGTAAACTTTAAAAACCTATGTACAATTTTTGAAACAACAAATTTATATGGAACTATTTGACTAAAAATGCTGCCAATGCTTCAGGCGTTTTTTGTCCATCTATTTACAAGATGATTAGGTGTCACAAAAAGACTTCATACAAATCATTTGTGCCATTCAAGAAAACAGTTCCTGTCCACCACAAGACACAGGGGAACACCACAGGCTTGACACTTCCAAGGTGTGTCACTCCTCCTGTTGTCTTCCTGGAGACAGCGCTTACATTTGAGTCTGCCTTTAGTGGCTTTCTGGGCAGCATCTGTGTCTGTGAGAATGGGAACAGGAATGTGTTCAGCTCTCCTGCTGTGGGGAACACCTGTCTTGTCCATGCCACAAAGCTGACACACCAGCTCCACCATGAAATCTTTGTGTGCCATGGGCTGAACCTGCTTGGCACTGCACATCTCACGATGCATGATGAATGCATTTGTGGTCGCAATGTCCAAAAAATGCAGCAACATGTGAGTGGAATAATACTGAATGAGCTGGTCAGACAGGTCAACCCCACCCATGTTTTTGTTATATGCCTTGATTGGTGTGGGACAGGGGATTTCTCTCGTAGCCCAGTGTCCATCTCTATCCTTCACCTTTCTCTTCACCGTCTCCCCTGAAAATGCAGGATGGATGGTGGAGCACACAGACACCTTCCGTGTGTCCATCCACTTCACAAAAACAAGTGGGCCCTCTCTGATCCATCTCACAGATCCCCTTGGGCATTTTCTGTTCAGAGCATTTGCCCTGTCTTTGGGACACCCTTTTCTGTTTTCCCTGTAGGTGCCACATGCACCAAATCTCATGCTTGTCAGGTCCAGGAACAGTCTGGGACTTGTATAAAAATTGTCCATGTAGATATGGTACCCAGTGCCAAGACAGGAAGGCTGAATAAGATTCATCACCACATCATAGGCCAGCCCATGCTCACTTGCAGTTTGATTCTTGCCAGTGTATATGGTAAAGCTGATGGTGTAGCCACTTCTTGATTCAGCCAATATAAACATTTTCATCCCCCATTTAGTCGGTTTGTCTTTCATATATTGTGTCatcccagtttttgttttggttgccACCATCCTTTCATCTACTGACAACTCCCTCCTTGGGTGGTAATACGCCTGGCAGGCACTGAGGATCTCATCATATAGAGGCCTGATTCTAAAAAGCTTGTCATGGCCTGGTGTTCCCTTCTTTGCATCATTTTTTAGATCCTCCTCAGGATCACTAAGGTGGATGTTCCAAAATATGCTGCGGAACCTGTCTCTCGTCATCACTTTGGATGGAAGGGGCACAGACAAGATATGATTTTGCCTCCAGTAATCTCTGAGACTTGGAAGTGACACAAGTGACATGTAAATCAGGAGGCCAAAAAACTGATAGAGATGTTCTGTCTCTACATCAgtccatttgtattttttgcctaaatgctgattttttgtagcatttttgtttgtgtttgcacaaattgtacTGACTGTGTCAGTAGCAAAAAACAATATGAAAAGATCTTTGGGGCTTTGGGGGCAAAGTGTCTCTATCTGGACTCCTGGTGTTTTCCGTGGCTGAAACCTGCTACATTCTGGGGTAATGTCAGCATCCCCCTCTGTCTTCCAGGGCTCAGAGCTGAGATGTGGCTCCGCTGCCTGAGGCAGTGGAGATCTGGACCTGGTGGGCATGTCACGCCTTCCCTGTCTCTCTGCAGACCTCCTACTAACACTCTGTTTAGATGTCAGAGGCtgctcctcctctccttctctctttaCCTCTTCTAGAACAAAAAGTGGATCGTCCACTTCATCGTCACACTCGTCACTCTCCGGCTCAGAGTCTGGCTCCGCATTTTCTTCCAACTCAAAAAAGAGTTTCAGTGCCTGATCCACATTTAGTAGCCGTCTCATTGTTTTGATACGTGACAcgtcaaacaacaacaaataaacaactacAGAagacactaactacacactccaaaacCGCTAAATATCCTAAATTTCTCAAATTTTCACAACTCAAAATCAATATCGCTGTCAGTCGCTTGCCGACGTAACTCCCACAATCTTCCCCTCAGCCTCAGCAACCAAATGTCGCGGGGTTGCCATAtctttttttgattggttgatgTGGTtaatttttccaccaataggaaaggggaTGCCGTGTTGTTGGGTGGGGTGTGGGTGGAATGTGGGTGGGTGCGGATTCACTCGCAATGCGAGCGTTGTCTTTAGAAAGTCCGGTGTTTATCGGTTCGTCTTGCAGTAAACGTGACAGCAGTGCTCGGGAAAAAGTATGCCGAATATAATTAATCATAACTCGGGTTAATCTTGGCCTATcgacaaaatttaaaaactggtatgtaGTTTGAAGTTTGCACTTTCAACACAAATTGAAACGGAATCTCAGTGAGGCTCTGTCTCCCTGCTACGTCATCTTTAATCGCCGACATCATTTTGACGCGCCGCCGCGTccgtcgaccccagagggttaaacaggGAAACAACTAGAAAAGTACAAGAAGCACAGAGGGAAAACACAGCATCAAGAGGGTGCAACGCAACAGACGGCaaggaaaacacaagaaaatacACACTGGattaatcagggaatgggagacaagagggaaacacagctgggagaaatcatcTTCTCCCTCCTTACAGATCACTAAAAGGAATGTCAGCTAAATCAAGGAGATTGTCCAACCCATTCACTTGCTAGGATTGGGCCACATTTATTAGATATTCttctaatgtttttgttttagtgtgtgtttttggaaTAAGGTGACTTGAGCTAAATGTGTGTAAAATTCCaaaaattctttttaaaattctttcttGATTGTCTGACCATGGTTGTGTTATAGTGAAAATATTATGTTGTAATGGAAACGCATCAAATTTTCAAAATATGGATGTAATAACTAAATGTCATGTAACCACATGATAATTCTTGTTTATGGTTATGTAAGTAAATGTGAAATCACTTCACAAATTTGGTAAGCATCAGAATTTCTTGTTTGACAAAATTTGAATTGTTGCAGTCCCTGATTTGTTTGATAACGTGCACTTATAGTATGAATTTGCAAATCCTAAGTTAACTCATAGTATGAATTTGCAAATCCCAAAATAACTCATTTTCAgaaagattttcagaaaacttgaccacaaggcttggacactgctagcacggggcacccacacaaacgcaaagcaggagatgaagcatcgctgaatatgttcccaaaccaacttcattctaagccaaagactagaaaatatggtgaagcacatcttccctttggcttcacctgcacaagtgccaaggtaggtctcccctgcagaattggttttcccttcgtcgggagcacgcgctgggctagtcaaatcacggacaaacactATCCCaccattcttgatttttagttcacaaacacttgttgtaatgactaactactcctgacattttggagatgttagctctttatacagtaaagttacagtgggatacatataatatcaggctgatcctgccaggATTGGTACCCCCaattcaaatcacggacaaacagtatcccacagttgtttatgtttttaaccctttaagacctacattagaaccaagtccgccagagcttatattatatttttacatgctgttgtgccatttttgggagcatttcaagttgacatacatcaatacaaccattatagccaaaattttaataatatgtatgcattaagtgcatagtaattacataaattgcaaaaaagtgcaataaactacaaaaaattgaaaatagtttttgtttttttaacatatattcctagttagagaaatttatgAGGCTTATCCCTCATAACTGTAAAtccaaaaaagttgcacaaaa
Proteins encoded:
- the LOC135932658 gene encoding piggyBac transposable element-derived protein 4-like, with the protein product MRRLLNVDQALKLFFELEENAEPDSEPESDECDDEVDDPLFVLEEVKREGEEEQPLTSKQSVSRRSAERQGRRDMPTRSRSPLPQAAEPHLSSEPWKTEGDADITPECSRFQPRKTPGVQIETLCPQSPKDLFILFFATDTVSTICANTNKNATKNQHLGKKYKWTDVETEHLYQFFGLLIYMSLVSLPSLRDYWRQNHILSVPLPSKVMTRDRFRSIFWNIHLSDPEEDLKNDAKKGTPGHDKLFRIRPLYDEILSACQAYYHPRRELSVDERMVATKTKTGMTQYMKDKPTKWGMKMFILAESRSGYTISFTIYTGKNQTASEHGLAYDVVMNLIQPSCLGTGYHIYMDNFYTSPRLFLDLTSMRFGACGTYRENRKGCPKDRANALNRKCPRGSVRWIREGPLVFVKWMDTRKVSVCSTIHPAFSGETVKRKVKDRDGHWATREIPCPTPIKAYNKNMGGVDLSDQLIQYYSTHMLLHFLDIATTNAFIMHREMCSAKQVQPMAHKDFMVELVCQLCGMDKTGVPHSRRAEHIPVPILTDTDAAQKATKGRLKCKRCLQEDNRRSDTPWKCQACGVPLCLVVDRNCFLEWHK